One region of Molothrus aeneus isolate 106 chromosome 1, BPBGC_Maene_1.0, whole genome shotgun sequence genomic DNA includes:
- the LOC136563370 gene encoding uncharacterized protein, whose amino-acid sequence MAECSANSDRICQDRDECTESPSICGERIKCLNTPGGFRCLGIAEKDAALGMCGEEYFFNKEMQECQACLKCEDGMVAVPCSTVSDTVCSAASENKLSESWAANIILPSAKSGISQVYSGLNLKIKGKLPCDILSTEESSLVFRQHGLLWTDLNFAVKHNCRNFLQLSLKLNGSEEDHELSGVRIEQPEGKYFQSTSLSSAAEVEPSQTLSVYLRSPNQFCNQSKDLNIYDLNTPLSLFWLSHDTGAVALSAQMSTAMHYQTNYRPTFKIISVSDPYMLSLSHDGRAIKFTETGVVKFVFHQALYSMGHTCVREGFSLISYINRNGTNRELMNVFKSGVNYRDTSISASGATKVDAGDLVSFEILSPAQCNVRYFGDSSGISMFSLIWIPSAVSSAISATVSVTGLPTGAVRNKLLDFTQVSSNEKQIQLVSSGQLAQKYFIFTEKGVASIAFNLKLIHSCNVLKVTLNQLTMDHMQPTAVAQQIGGQMPEGSIWTSVSLRASFEVHNGTLISVSLDCVRGRINQITHEHGTSISILWISS is encoded by the exons GACAGAGATGAGTGCACTGAATCTCCAAGCATTTGTGGTGAGAGGATAAAATGCCTCAATACTCCAG GTGGTTTCCGATGCCTTGGAATTGCTGAGAAAGATGCAGCTTTGGGAATGTGTGGAGAGGAGTATTTCTTTAATAAGGAAATGCAGGAGTGCCAAGCATGTTTGAAGTGTGAAGATGGAATGGTGGCTGTGCCTTGTTCCACTGTCAGTGACACGGTTTGCTCAGCAGCCAGTGAAAACAAGCTCTCAGAGTCTTGGGCTGCAAACATCATTCTACCCTCTGCAAAGTCTGGCATCTCTCAGGTCTACTCTGGCTTGAACTTGAAGATAAAAGGAAAGCTCCCCTGTGATATCCTCTCCACTGAAGAGAGCAGCCTGGTATTCAGGCAACATGGTCTGTTGTGGACTGACCTAAATTTTGCAGTAAAGCACAACTGCAGGAACTTTTTGCAGCTTTCCTTAAAGCTTAATGGCAGCGAGGAAGACCATGAACTGAGTGGTGTTCGGATCGAGCAGCCAGAAGGAAAGTATTTCCAGAGCACTAGTTTaagcagtgctgctgaagtGGAGCCCAGCCAAACTCTTTCTGTGTATTTGAGGAGCCCTAATCAATTCTGCAATCAAAGCAAAGACTTAAATATTTATGACCTTAATACCCCACtcagtttgttttggttgtCCCACGACACGGGTGCTGTGGCACTCAGTGCACAGATGTCAACAGCCATGCATTACCAAACCAACTATCGACctacctttaaaataatttctgtttctgacCCTTATATGCTAAGTTTATCTCATGATGGTAGAGCTATAAAGTTCACTGAAACTGGTGTTGTTAAATTTGTGTTTCATCAAGCATTGTATTCCATGGGTCATACGTGTGTCCGGGAGGGCTTCTCCTTAATTTCTTATATCAATAGGAATGGTACCAACAGAGAATTAATGAATGTATTTAAATCTGGGGTAAATTACAGGGACACATCGATATCTGCTTCTGGGGCCACAAAGGTTGATGCTGGAGATCTGGTTAGCTTTGAGATACTTTCTCCTGCGCAGTGTAATGTTCGCTATTTTGGAGATAGTTCTGGAATCAGTATGTTCAGCCTCATCTGGATCCCTTCAGCGGTTTCTAGTGCCATATCAGCCACAGTTTCTGTTACAGGTCTCCCTACTGGAGCAGTGAGAAACAAACTACTGGATTTCACCCAGGTCTCATCCAATGAGAAACAGATACAGCTGGTTTCTTCTGGACAGCTTGCtcagaagtattttatttttactgaaaagGGAGTTGCCAGCATTGCATTTAACTTAAAGCTGATCCATTCGTGCAATGTGCTCAAAGTGACTCTCAATCAGCTGACCATGGATCACATGCAACCCACAGCAGTTGCTCAGCAGATTGGAGGTCAGATGCCAGAGGGAAGCATATGGACCAGTGTGTCCCTCCGTGCATCTTTTGAAGTACATAATGGAACATTGATATCAGTTTCTCTTGACTGTGTGCGTGGAAGGATCAACCAGATCACTCATGAACATGGAACCAGCATATCTATTTTATGGATTTCATCTTAA